One segment of Deltaproteobacteria bacterium DNA contains the following:
- a CDS encoding DsbA family oxidoreductase → MAVIMEIFSDYVUPWCYFSTGRIEQLRKNYEIEIQWKAFPLHPDTPEEGLTLEELFAGRGKDIEKMMLRLKKVADELGLPLGKRTKTYNSRLAQELAKWAESKNKGDEYHDAVFRAYFVDGKNIANVEELTGLAQSVGLSPDEAKFALQARSFKIAVDSDWSRSHQMGITAVPTFVVDRQSVVGAQPYEVLEQFLIHNKVKMRKAKQP, encoded by the coding sequence ATGGCAGTGATTATGGAGATTTTTTCCGATTACGTTTGACCCTGGTGCTATTTCAGTACCGGGCGTATTGAGCAGTTGCGGAAAAATTACGAAATTGAAATTCAATGGAAGGCCTTTCCTCTTCACCCTGATACGCCCGAAGAAGGGCTCACCCTTGAGGAGCTTTTTGCGGGCCGTGGCAAAGACATTGAAAAGATGATGTTGCGGCTGAAGAAGGTGGCGGATGAATTGGGGTTGCCTCTGGGAAAACGAACCAAGACCTACAACAGCCGGCTGGCCCAGGAATTGGCCAAATGGGCCGAATCCAAAAACAAGGGGGATGAGTATCACGACGCCGTTTTTCGGGCGTATTTTGTTGACGGCAAAAATATCGCCAACGTTGAAGAATTAACCGGCTTGGCCCAATCCGTAGGGCTTTCGCCAGATGAAGCGAAATTCGCTCTGCAGGCGAGGAGTTTTAAGATAGCTGTTGATTCCGATTGGTCGCGTTCCCATCAAATGGGCATAACGGCGGTTCCCACCTTTGTTGTTGATCGACAGTCGGTTGTGGGAGCACAGCCTTACGAGGTTCTGGAACAATTCTTGATTCATAACAAGGTGAAAATGCGTAAGGCGAAACAACCCTAA
- a CDS encoding MoxR family ATPase, which yields MNSDSQFLRFTGASKYVLDPELARIVNISMELEMPLLLKGEPGTGKTMLAYAIAEALHMSLIVLNVKSSMKLVEALYQYDTLTRLNDSRFGDSKRDVSNIEDYIKMGKIGQAFAADVRVVLLIDEIDKADTDFQDDMLDVLDQMSFDIVEIDKTIKAKHRPVIVITSNAKKDLSDPFLGRCTFHHIAFPSADMMRDIINVHFPQLDKELSKACIESFYRLREIPGVDKKPATRELINWIRALRCDPDFRPGRLNKGEVPYLGVLFKKSSDYMVAAQQVARFRN from the coding sequence ATGAATTCGGATTCACAATTTCTTAGGTTTACCGGTGCTTCCAAATACGTGCTCGATCCTGAGTTAGCCAGGATCGTCAACATTTCCATGGAACTGGAGATGCCCCTCCTGCTCAAAGGGGAGCCAGGTACGGGAAAAACCATGCTGGCCTACGCCATCGCCGAAGCCCTGCATATGTCCCTCATTGTTCTGAACGTGAAATCCAGTATGAAACTGGTGGAAGCCTTATACCAGTATGATACGCTTACCCGGCTGAATGACAGCCGTTTCGGCGACTCCAAGCGGGATGTAAGCAACATCGAGGATTACATCAAAATGGGCAAGATCGGGCAGGCTTTTGCTGCGGATGTGCGGGTTGTCCTGCTCATTGATGAAATCGACAAGGCCGATACGGATTTTCAGGACGACATGCTGGATGTTCTGGACCAGATGAGCTTTGACATCGTTGAGATCGATAAGACCATCAAAGCCAAACATCGGCCGGTGATCGTCATTACGAGCAATGCCAAGAAGGACCTTTCCGATCCTTTTCTGGGGCGCTGCACTTTCCACCACATTGCTTTTCCCAGTGCAGACATGATGCGGGATATCATCAACGTCCATTTTCCTCAGTTAGACAAGGAATTAAGCAAAGCCTGCATCGAGAGTTTTTACCGCTTACGGGAAATCCCCGGGGTGGACAAGAAACCAGCCACCCGGGAGCTAATCAACTGGATCCGGGCCCTGCGCTGTGATCCGGATTTCCGGCCCGGGAGGCTGAACAAGGGCGAGGTGCCCTACCTGGGTGTGCTTTTTAAGAAGAGCTCCGACTACATGGTTGCTGCCCAGCAAGTTGCCCGTTTTCGCAATTAG